One genomic window of Conger conger chromosome 7, fConCon1.1, whole genome shotgun sequence includes the following:
- the LOC133133249 gene encoding trace amine-associated receptor 1-like, with amino-acid sequence MPCIWTSILPAEKESHNLTNAIFRNGTAGNSHSAESESVNVLLLFLLLPIIVFAVLGNLLIIASVAHFRHLQTCTNAFIVSLATADFLVAVLVMPFSLARSVDRWRFGKLFCTAHFMLDVVLCTASILNLSCVALDRYLAVCDPLRYAARMSAERVAKLLLVSWLLPVLGFCLLVGVDLCWQSRKGVLRGQGAEVCLPELRAPYATVASILSFFIPMAFMIATYGRIFLEAQRQARQIQAAEAQVGQRHRDWSPSGSRKEGKATRTLGILLGAFLLCWLPFFTVNVGHPFWGCPVSPGVLECVLWLGYANSALNPLLYAFINRAFRRAFAVLLGCGILGRQLQGGRLDAGVSQQTGPELGTVTR; translated from the coding sequence ATGCCGTGTATATGGACCTCCATTTTGCCTGCTGAGAAAGAAAGCCACAACCTCACAAACGCCATCTTCAGGAACGGCACTGCGGGGAACTCCCACAGCGCGGAGTCTGAGTCTGTGAacgtcctcctcctcttcctcctgctgccCATCATCGTCTTCGCCGTGCTGGGAAACCTCCTCATCATCGCGTCGGTGGCGCACTTCCGCCACCTGCAGACGTGCACCAACGCCTTCATCGTCTCCCTGGCGACCGCCGACTTCCTGGTGGCGGTGCTGGTGATGCCCTTCAGCCTGGCTCGCTCGGTGGACCGATGGCGGTTCGGGAAGCTGTTCTGCACCGCACACTTCATGCTGGACGTGGTCCTATGCACGGCGTCCATTTTGAACCTCAGCTGCGTGGCGCTGGACCGCTACCTGGCCGTGTGCGACCCGTTACGCTACGCGGCACGAATGTCCGCCGAACGGGTCGCCAAGCTGCTTCTTGTCTCCTGGCTGCTCCCCGTTTTGGGCTTCTGCCTGCTGGTGGGGGTCGACCTGTGCTGGCAGAGCAGGAAGGGGGTcctgagggggcagggggcggagGTGTGCCTCCCCGAACTGCGGGCCCCTTACGCCACAGTTGCCTCCATTTTGAGCTTCTTCATCCCCATGGCGTTCATGATCGCGACGTACGGAAGGATCTTCCTGGAGGCCCAGAGGCAGGCTCGGCAGATCCAGGCCGCTGAGGCCCAGGTCGGGCAGAGACACCGCGACTGGAGCCCCTCCGGCTCACGGAAGGAGGGGAAAGCCACACGGACCCTAGGGATCCTCCTGGGGGCGTTCCTGCTGTGCTGGCTCCCCTTCTTCACGGTCAACGTGGGCCACCCGTTCTGGGGGTGCCCGGTCAGCCCCGGGGTACTGGAGTGCGTCCTGTGGCTAGGCTACGCTAACTCCGCCCTCAACCCCCTGCTCTACGCCTTCATCAACAGGGCCTTCCGCCGTGCCTTCGCGGTCCTCTTGGGCTGCGGCATTCTGGGAAGGCAGCTCCAGGGAGGCCGTCTCGACGCCGGGGTCAGCCAGCAGACAGGCCCTGAGCTGGGGACTGTGACCAGATGA